The proteins below are encoded in one region of Ostrea edulis chromosome 3, xbOstEdul1.1, whole genome shotgun sequence:
- the LOC125676856 gene encoding uncharacterized protein LOC125676856, whose protein sequence is MAEKREMITLTDRNSLKKHFEVDFRNNDGPLPDLTKDQLTVLHTLMLCSGEYVGCINDATIGNINVLKTINELQNKGFVAVTTTYRFLFGNRIQVLLRLHNGYCCSISFGQQYQLMRYYVTKYLYNDMEKDFFLSVASDRCLQLYANTHVHSSSEQNCPITLMRLIVEREVKGLQLEDILPPYCESLTKTRNFVLDWCQKEKIDPLPWTDKVPNERLKSFYSASTIRPPSDKDTNCKIPKYAQSILFCILLASGYSIAPESDNWNRKFAKIREEFCMSETRAEHEDLEIIKELVGKLALLTKTGHRITFKSENIKHEVMADFVIHCLRTDKNYESYLKLTSEDSVIEYCTFWEYRNLTNERCLYIPKFLEDLLMEKLKILAVLYNKNIWYTGIDKEKISRTYDIPLAVFDIDDVALLARFVEFVIQKGIDRANLNSILCSIFIFHQTVRSEDDFHKGSHEHFSDKSRVLPYNLLRRVRQLYISPKNDPESRDTDVLNQQMYIDGGIQNLSLSPKEWAILIFILLADDYLITIDRLSETKQRSMQQAFPLLQDVTLLSEIEYMTQLGKYDNVLTIDKDKGIIRFASDEIRHQVMSYFVLNCLKTDEDYKNYIRLSSVDSLLEYVRRWWPERVGKERCLYLTGTLEDDFIENLGIDALRHVMVETRDQSYMKESIFSMRSMDLNKVRKIVQKKFKIPWEIFDLDYEARCRYVVCAKKGTQTIHRARAMIVGCVGAGKTTLLKRLQKCSQDEITNVKPTLGLEIHQDIFEITDEENVLKALQEESKKEGKQLLSIIDFAGQYAYDAYYVCHQVYMIRRAFYLLVIDMSKPFSERVDPKLCKQEKTMCTNWTYGEYLVVWMKSIHAYSDNDTRVIIVGTHLDKTNGQTSDTLYNKVLEHLEFNEELTKHLDRKRCYVLDFQTKTGQYVELEKCIVSITKENRWKEAIPKDWAL, encoded by the exons ATGGCGGAGAAACGGGAAATGATAACCCTAACAGACAGGAAC AGTTTAAAGAAGCACTTTGAAGTGGACTTCAGAAATAATGACG GTCCATTACCAGATTTAACAAAGGATCAGCTTACTGTTCTACACACACTGATGTTGTGTTCTGGTGAATATGTGGGATGCATTAACGACGCTACGATAGGCAACATTAACGTGTTGAAAACGattaatgaattacaaaacAAAGGATTTGTAGCTGTCACAACGACATATCGATTCTTGTTTGGGAATCGAATACAAGTATTGCTGAGACTACATAATGGCTATTGTTGTAGTATTTCTTTTGGCCAACAATATCAGTTGATGAGATACTATGTAACAAAATACCTGTACAATGACATGGAAAAAGACTTCTTTCTTAGTGTTGCATCCGATCGATGTCTACAATTATATGCTAACACGCACGTCCATTCGTCATCTGAACAAAATTGTCCTATAACCTTGATGAGATTGATTGTAGAGAGGGAAGTCAAAGGATTACAGCTTGAAG ATATTCTTCCTCCTTACTGTGAGTCCTTAACGAAAACAAGGAACTTTGTTCTGGACTGGTGTCAGAAGGAGAAAATAGATCCTTTACCTTGGACTGACAAAGTACCCAATGAGAGACTCAAAAGCTTCTATTCTGCGAGTACAATACGTCCACCCTCAGATAAAG ACACAAACTGCAAAATTCCCAAATACGCACAgagtattttattttgtatcttgTTGGCAAGTGGTTACAGCATTGCCCCCGAAAGCGACAACTGGAATAGAAAATTCGCAAAAATAAGAGAGGAATTTTGTATGTCAGAAACACGAGCTGAACATGAAGATCTAGAGATCATCAAGGAATTAGTTGGGAAATTGGCTCTACTCACAAAGACTGGGCATAGGATTACTTTTAAGTCGGAAAATATCAAACATGAAGTCATGGCTGACTTCGTGATTCACTGCCTCAGAACTGACAAGAACTACGAATCATACCTAAAGCTGACCTCAGAAGATTCAGTAATAGAATACTGCACATTTTGGGAATATCGCAACCTTACCAACGAAAGATGCCTGTATATTCCAAAATTCTTAGAAGATTTGCTTATggagaaattgaaaatattagcAGTACTTTACAACAAAAACATTTGGTATACTGGCATTGACAAAGAGAAGATATCGAGAACAT ATGACATTCCGCTCGCAGTATTCGATATTGATGACGTGGCATTATTGGCCAGATTCGTCGAGTTTGTCATACAAAAGGGAATTGATAGGGCGAATCTGAATAGCATACTTTgttccattttcatttttcatcagACAGTCAGAAGTGAAG ATGATTTTCACAAAGGATCCCATGAACATTTCTCTGATAAATCCCGAGTGTTACCCTACAATTTATTGAGGAGAGTGAGACAGCTATATATATCGCCAAAGAACGATCCAGAATCACGTGATACCGATGTACTCAACCAGCAGATGTACATTGATGGAG GCATTCAGAACCTTTCCTTATCTCCCAAAGAATGGGCTATactaatattcatattgttgGCAGATGACTACCTTATCACCATAGACAGGTTATCAGAGACAAAACAAAGAAGTATGCAACAAGCGTTTCCACTGCTGCAAGATGTTACACTTCTATCTGAAATAGAATACATGACACAACTAGGGAAATATGACAACGTTCTGACGATAGATAAAGACAAAGGAATTATCAGGTTTGCATCAGACGAAATCCGTCATCAAGTGATGAGCTACTTTGTCCTGAATTGTCTTAAAACAGATGAGGACTACAAGAACTATATCAGGCTGTCTTCAGTGGATTCTTTGTTGGAGTATGTACGTAGATGGTGGCCCGAGAGGGTAGGAAAAGAACGGTGCTTATATTTAACAGGGACGTTGGAGGACGATTTCATAGAAAACTTGGGGATAGATGCTTTACGACACGTCATGGTGGAGACCAGAGATCAATCATACATGAAGGAATCCATATTTTCTATGAGAAGTATGGACCTTAATAAAGTGAGAAAGATCGTTCAAAAGAAAT TTAAAATACCATGGGAAATCTTTGACTTGGACTACGAAGCACGGTGCAGATACGTAGTATGTGCCAAGAAAGGAACCCAAACCATACACAGAGCTCGTGCAATGATAGTTGGATGTGTAGGGGCCGGAAAAACAACTCTTCTGAAGCGACTGCAGAAGTGTAGTCAAGACGAAATAACCAACGTCAAACCAACGCTCGGATTAGAGATTCACCAAgacatctttgaaataactGATGAAGAAAACGTTTTGAAGG CTCTGCAGGAGGAATCGAAGAAGGAAGGAAAACAACTACTGAGCATTATAGACTTTGCAGGCCAGTACGCTTATGACGCCTATTACGTCTGTCATCAGGTGTATATGATTAGAAGGGCCTTCTACCTGCTGGTGATAGACATGTCCAAACCTTTCAGTGAAAGAGTTGACCCGAAATTGTGCAAACAAGAAAAAACCATGTGTACTAACTGGACGTATGGAG AATACTTGGTGGTTTGGATGAAGTCTATCCACGCCTACAGTGATAATGATACTCGGGTTATTATAGTTGGAACTCATCTCGACAAAACCAATGGACAG ACATCCGACACCCTGTACAACAAAGTATTGGAACATCTAGAATTCAACGAGGAGCTCACAAAACACTTAGATAGAAAGAGATGTTATGTTCTAGACTTTCAAACTAAGACAGGTCAATATGTGGAATTAGAAAAATGCATTGTTTCTATTACAAAAGAAAACCGATGGAAGGAAGCAATCCCTAAAGATTGGGCGCTGTGA